From the Clostridiales bacterium FE2011 genome, one window contains:
- a CDS encoding Cna B-type domain-containing protein yields the protein MWLFSASDISSYAENIIYSEPVTAPIRAIGTPQPDEAEVEPLGLPETDENPAEADILPEKETGENETELTEEESSTEETGEAPETEEGDYVNQNPDKPDNTGDPAGKPEQNQPEEDAGSSETEADSEANPPEGEPEELPDTDTAEDEPEAEPEDEPETERTWYAGSLTAETEGCSVRIDYPVEAHIDENASLSLETAKGAELYTALKSAARVIRNEENETWKQQVTEDGNRFYVLKMTDPEGNEILPEAGMNLICEQSESPEGVTYFLAGDNARILEAQDGTLLISDYRMEPFGYATVERIQTGIVTQEFQAPDYLVTAAYGPEAGFPSDTEMKVREIRPDTPEYAIYSGMTEETLGEEWSEITLERYFDITFVSGGKEVEPQAEVDVQIVFKDVIELTEEHDVQAVHIENNEAKVIESETESNEDAAKQSQELIDTVSFTADSFSVYGVVRRTKITQKVLAADGNTYEISVTYGQDASIPADAELVVTELLPGDERYAEHLQQAVRAALEQSGVEIPAEDEGVYIREDQYGRFFDIEIRSGGLKIEPEGNVTVKIGLADAPEERKDELLVVHFAGSEPDILGTETETEGTIRFETDSFSVYGVITMPSSTPQNNLADLDSRRFTMSHNNLYVTKTIDAGTTNQFHKTRNANEATVWTFEATGTAGVYNIFTTDAQGNKQYMNLNRRDGSRAHAALSSTPMGFRVTRDNNGRYEIQTAEPQSNVLFYLNEFNGGTGFAGWYQRNTADDLFDLQFIDPVMENGKEYMVLVKYDGNYYIVNNDASLTRVDYDAVNNKVAVENPMLWTVDGDNPNKHIYFRSEASGYTSDQLPSDYYRRYLDPSQPGALTEENSDNVSVDWHYNQRWRDDTGTYIYPATVNRPSNVENNASVNYYNQQVYEGQWNANNHLGVELNSNGVPVRLVGGQSAANGVEILFADPTEVKEPIARNHSVNHIDISIAGESRVAVPLAYGTYYYQDPSTGEMIEYNVTTNVSLNLSTKVSINPEDMKHATIKAYDKNNNELDDAFVITGYSSNAHNDVSAVQVRVEGRFKVATVNTAYNWWEDTNSDRMKRERLNNPITYVVSAIKNQDFNMIDPDRGQLYEKMADGTYKPLSLNMDVDMTASFTYFDTANECPPARWNYNLWQSGGIIDGSGMDFVLGGDTEAASTSVVALEVTKQIVDENGVMVHPAEKIIHSVDIYGNTAKDANGMVANPNIVAEVNVEQYGTDFTPSGYSKIHSKNIAVGPNGMTIVYDYAIKPGMYYVTEDKDTIAPSFVDTAGDTWEYKETYIKTEYVRRGNKYDDKTVYPDIYHFSKNYTMSDPVFAAVPEVVGTFKRLDNVEKKNGIVEFYIYNVYVNTSHTTLEVEKKWAEGTPIPAEGEVTFELYYAKRQKTDHGEPLAALTPWPDYDEYLPATGDPIFDPKINTVLTVSAHEAAPDWLVTFTGMPKTWRDSEGNEWELDYYARETAVTVNGTNISSQYIQTIVKEDAAPEEADVSDGKVTITNAAAKTNTTVKKTWSDDAAHYNEETLTLKLVRYRKDAPPEPEDGILNITHITSGIPASPQLPAGFKVSYSYTGPVSASGVPAGNYEVSPGQYTVTATVTDGAAPFGYTYSFTSDPVTVNVPENGVATAEFTSFYSQNAGTLNVSHISNGLPNSPQLPSGFAVTYSCTGNGTTFDLQPGDNTLPAGTYVVTANVTNGAPPSGYSYASTTEPMTVTVYSNGTTRTEFTSYYGRFVKVTAKHIQQRGVSWNIQTDVYEKQFAVGTIIEIAYSTNNLDSELYINGRRVTTFRGEGRHTYSYTLQREEDLLIEALDPWFPNGFTTKITVEAIGVSGSADILPRQTAGLSNIRYTASAGFTSGGRGLRAAGVPEGYNKDTDWSETIIVSGSDNWIKAVEELDVYDEHGQPYYYAIEEENVPEGYDAEADVPVIATDIENAELTVVNTYINPTTGNLIVSKKISGNAADLTKAFNFTVTAVDAEGHPIPDGTYGAMTFTGGTATFTLTNGETKKALELPEGTVFTVSEEADGYVSERSGEDGVIEPGLTKHVDFTNTRDTFADLKILKTVTGEEFDENQVFSFTVTLSGYTGEETFETVKTSGGENKDGTLTFTDGKAVIELKHNESLTIKNLPNGTVYTVEEDDYTPEYYEPEFENASGTIEGGDNVTVEASFINPKKPVVDIVAEKDWGEADYILEATAVRFVLKRKAGNGEPEVVDTVTLTQADEWKTHWEDLDKYVDGSLPEDERAAYTYFVEENGVYFGELTDGEVPEDAWITDEELLADMYTTSGGEVNMSGEHQNHGTAKIQNLSETTTVILEKNWPDFADDASVAWEATFQLLADETSTEDEPITIRKDTPVEERTFANLPKYRVDENGEAKLIDYTVKETAYNVYENGDLRFSYDGTNYVPDDRNKRYLSSYDSEFNENDEEVITVTNVTTKVKSIRVVKEWMGIPIEETKDLPATSFALAYIPATGWGNPEPYTDDTGFDYTKIRLSYDNNWTWECPVELPEEYRYFAIETPLTKPTWDAADEHVLTDPLIDEFPIMIEGYKCRDVIDTGKWSSLVHFQQPRNANIGNHGEIKILNKLPGYMQMDLKKKFLEYRDDGNGGQSLYTTTGEDQSQSNMIIELQILRRTVDYSSGEDVYITGWQNYGKPVRVGYDTAGNEYVDNPNPFAVAPRGSWNYNVEDNNINHGLPTKGLYRQADNSIIVVRYQYIYKEVQVYDGNLNPIGGQWTAWLPYAWDANGARIPVSELQTAQDQDRMLNAPGTSLDIEKTWADDRIAANVEEVYVRVERREYGSNGPYEDYLSIISTEMELGSLSQNHFITSGPDVYNPITNRIVLGRENDWKATIDKVQIFPNGNGQKQYEYRIIETGYMDRAGNVYANTYVFDPITYYKQGRNDADWVDQGNGLLLTRDGPNKLRVENTSHFGPLAIVKQVPEVSLEAAEGQEFAFHVDMLLPPGVELKLLDLEVENGTISDYTCEGEVVTFTLTIEGPGAVMIDGIPYGTTYEVEEIFVPEGWKQDGEPVYSDELNKQISYDDERDPVESVTLTNIETTSVTAEKTWKKNGEAAEWPGDITEITVGLYRSLNGGEPEPVTDEEGNPCSLSFRETTYAPGRTFTDLPVYDDEGHPIDYSIRELSITGGQETADVTDDVVTLRGKTWQVSYTETDEDNTTVITNSLTEIHILKVDLKNSEPLAGAEFMLEKRNGETWEVFRDQITVGEDGDEKGRATVEGLTNGAYTLRETKAPPGYTPLGTPVGFTVEDGVIRFTNTEHVTYDAQTATFRVENKTGLVLPSTGGPGTQAWTAIGMALILFAGLMLLMRRRKNMQ from the coding sequence GTGTGGCTTTTTTCCGCTTCCGATATTTCTTCATATGCTGAGAACATCATCTATTCCGAACCCGTCACAGCGCCGATCCGGGCGATCGGTACGCCGCAGCCTGACGAGGCTGAGGTGGAGCCGCTCGGTCTTCCCGAAACGGATGAAAACCCTGCAGAAGCTGACATCCTTCCTGAGAAAGAAACCGGAGAAAATGAAACAGAGCTGACCGAAGAAGAATCCTCAACGGAGGAAACCGGAGAAGCCCCGGAGACCGAAGAAGGGGATTATGTAAACCAGAACCCGGATAAGCCGGATAATACGGGAGATCCTGCGGGAAAACCGGAACAAAACCAGCCGGAAGAAGACGCCGGGAGCAGCGAAACCGAAGCGGACAGTGAAGCAAATCCGCCGGAAGGCGAGCCTGAGGAATTGCCCGATACAGACACCGCGGAAGATGAACCGGAAGCTGAACCCGAAGATGAACCGGAAACGGAACGAACCTGGTACGCCGGGAGTCTGACGGCTGAAACAGAAGGCTGCTCAGTTCGGATTGATTATCCGGTAGAAGCCCATATCGATGAAAACGCCAGCCTTTCCCTGGAAACCGCGAAAGGCGCGGAACTGTACACTGCGCTGAAATCAGCGGCCAGAGTGATCCGGAATGAAGAAAACGAAACCTGGAAACAGCAGGTGACGGAAGACGGAAACCGGTTCTATGTGCTGAAGATGACCGATCCGGAAGGAAACGAAATCCTGCCGGAAGCCGGCATGAACCTGATCTGTGAACAATCTGAAAGCCCTGAAGGCGTGACTTACTTCCTGGCCGGCGACAATGCCCGGATCCTGGAAGCACAGGACGGTACGCTGCTGATCAGCGATTACCGTATGGAACCCTTTGGATACGCGACTGTTGAGCGGATCCAGACAGGAATTGTCACGCAGGAATTCCAGGCTCCGGATTACCTGGTGACGGCTGCGTACGGCCCGGAAGCCGGATTCCCGTCCGATACGGAGATGAAGGTGCGGGAGATCCGCCCGGATACGCCGGAATACGCGATATACAGCGGCATGACGGAAGAAACGCTGGGTGAGGAATGGAGCGAAATCACCCTGGAACGTTATTTCGATATTACCTTTGTCAGCGGCGGAAAAGAAGTGGAACCGCAGGCGGAAGTGGACGTGCAGATCGTTTTCAAGGACGTCATTGAACTGACGGAGGAGCATGACGTCCAGGCGGTTCATATTGAGAATAACGAAGCCAAGGTGATCGAATCCGAGACGGAGTCCAATGAGGACGCCGCCAAACAGAGCCAGGAACTCATCGATACAGTGTCCTTCACAGCAGACAGCTTCTCTGTGTACGGCGTCGTGCGGCGCACAAAGATTACGCAGAAAGTGCTGGCAGCAGACGGAAACACCTATGAAATCAGCGTAACCTACGGCCAGGACGCATCCATCCCGGCGGACGCTGAACTGGTTGTGACGGAGCTGCTGCCCGGAGACGAGCGGTATGCGGAACATCTGCAGCAGGCTGTGAGGGCAGCGCTTGAACAGTCCGGGGTGGAAATCCCCGCGGAGGATGAAGGCGTCTATATCCGTGAAGACCAGTACGGCCGGTTCTTCGATATCGAGATCCGCTCCGGCGGGCTGAAGATTGAACCCGAAGGCAATGTGACCGTGAAGATCGGCCTGGCGGACGCTCCGGAAGAGCGGAAAGATGAACTGCTGGTGGTTCACTTTGCGGGATCGGAACCGGATATCCTCGGCACAGAAACAGAGACAGAGGGCACGATTCGCTTTGAGACGGATTCCTTCTCTGTATACGGTGTGATTACCATGCCATCCAGCACGCCACAGAACAACCTGGCTGACCTGGACAGCAGAAGGTTCACCATGAGCCACAATAACCTGTATGTGACCAAAACCATTGATGCGGGTACAACCAACCAGTTCCATAAAACCAGAAACGCGAATGAAGCGACCGTCTGGACATTTGAAGCGACGGGTACCGCAGGCGTCTATAATATCTTTACCACCGACGCACAGGGCAACAAACAGTACATGAATCTGAACCGCCGCGATGGCAGCCGCGCTCACGCGGCCCTGAGCAGTACGCCCATGGGATTCAGGGTTACCCGTGACAATAACGGCAGATACGAGATTCAAACAGCTGAACCCCAAAGCAACGTTTTGTTCTACCTGAACGAATTCAACGGCGGAACCGGATTTGCCGGTTGGTATCAGAGAAATACCGCAGACGATCTTTTTGACCTGCAGTTCATTGATCCCGTGATGGAAAACGGCAAGGAATATATGGTCCTTGTGAAGTATGACGGGAATTACTACATTGTCAACAACGACGCCAGCCTGACACGGGTTGATTATGATGCCGTGAACAACAAGGTGGCGGTTGAAAACCCGATGCTGTGGACTGTTGACGGAGACAATCCCAACAAACACATTTACTTCCGGTCGGAAGCATCCGGATATACTTCTGACCAGCTGCCGTCTGACTATTACCGGCGGTACCTGGATCCCAGCCAGCCCGGCGCCCTGACAGAGGAAAACAGCGACAATGTCAGCGTGGACTGGCATTATAACCAACGGTGGCGGGACGATACGGGAACGTATATTTACCCGGCGACGGTCAACAGACCGAGCAACGTCGAAAACAACGCCAGCGTGAACTATTACAATCAGCAGGTGTATGAAGGCCAGTGGAACGCCAACAATCACCTGGGCGTTGAGCTGAACAGCAACGGCGTTCCCGTCCGCCTGGTGGGAGGACAATCCGCGGCTAACGGGGTGGAGATCCTGTTTGCGGATCCAACAGAGGTCAAGGAACCGATCGCCCGGAACCATTCCGTGAACCATATAGATATCTCCATCGCCGGCGAATCCCGGGTTGCCGTGCCCCTTGCATACGGCACCTATTACTACCAGGATCCGTCTACCGGAGAAATGATCGAATATAACGTTACAACGAATGTTTCCCTGAACCTCAGCACGAAAGTATCCATTAATCCCGAAGACATGAAACACGCCACGATCAAGGCATATGACAAGAATAATAATGAGCTGGATGACGCATTCGTTATCACCGGTTATTCCTCCAATGCCCATAACGACGTAAGCGCCGTACAGGTTCGCGTTGAAGGCCGGTTCAAGGTGGCAACAGTCAATACTGCCTATAACTGGTGGGAAGATACCAACTCCGACCGCATGAAGCGGGAACGCCTGAACAACCCGATCACCTATGTTGTTTCGGCCATCAAGAACCAGGACTTCAACATGATTGATCCGGACCGCGGCCAGTTGTATGAAAAAATGGCTGACGGGACGTATAAACCGCTGTCCCTGAACATGGACGTGGACATGACGGCCAGCTTCACATACTTTGATACCGCCAATGAGTGTCCGCCCGCGCGCTGGAACTATAACCTGTGGCAGAGCGGCGGCATCATCGACGGCAGCGGCATGGATTTTGTCCTGGGCGGTGATACGGAAGCGGCCAGCACAAGCGTTGTGGCGCTTGAAGTGACAAAGCAGATTGTGGATGAAAACGGAGTGATGGTCCATCCTGCGGAAAAGATTATCCACAGCGTGGATATCTACGGAAATACCGCGAAGGACGCGAACGGCATGGTGGCCAATCCCAACATTGTGGCAGAAGTAAACGTCGAACAGTACGGTACGGATTTTACTCCCTCGGGCTATTCGAAAATACATTCCAAGAATATCGCTGTCGGGCCGAACGGCATGACGATTGTATATGACTATGCCATTAAGCCGGGCATGTACTACGTGACGGAAGACAAAGATACCATTGCACCATCCTTTGTTGATACAGCCGGGGATACGTGGGAATACAAGGAAACATATATCAAAACGGAATACGTCCGCCGCGGCAACAAGTACGACGACAAGACGGTTTATCCGGACATATACCATTTCAGCAAAAACTACACCATGAGCGATCCGGTGTTTGCCGCTGTTCCTGAAGTGGTCGGCACTTTCAAACGTCTGGACAATGTGGAGAAGAAGAACGGTATTGTTGAATTCTATATTTATAACGTATACGTCAATACCAGCCATACCACTCTGGAAGTGGAAAAGAAGTGGGCGGAGGGTACCCCGATTCCGGCGGAAGGCGAGGTTACTTTCGAACTGTATTACGCGAAGCGCCAGAAGACTGATCATGGAGAACCGTTAGCTGCATTGACGCCATGGCCGGATTATGACGAATACCTGCCCGCAACAGGCGATCCGATTTTCGATCCCAAAATCAATACCGTGCTGACCGTGAGTGCCCATGAAGCCGCGCCTGACTGGCTTGTTACCTTCACGGGAATGCCCAAGACCTGGCGGGACAGCGAGGGCAACGAATGGGAACTGGACTATTACGCCAGGGAAACCGCGGTGACCGTAAACGGCACCAATATCAGCAGTCAGTATATCCAGACCATTGTCAAGGAAGACGCCGCACCGGAGGAAGCAGACGTATCAGACGGAAAGGTGACCATTACCAACGCCGCGGCGAAAACCAACACAACGGTGAAAAAGACCTGGTCTGATGACGCGGCCCATTATAACGAAGAGACTTTAACCCTGAAGCTTGTCCGCTACAGGAAGGATGCTCCGCCTGAACCGGAGGACGGCATCCTGAACATTACGCATATCACCTCCGGCATTCCGGCTTCTCCGCAGCTGCCGGCCGGTTTTAAAGTGTCCTATTCCTATACCGGGCCTGTCTCCGCTTCCGGTGTTCCTGCCGGCAATTATGAAGTGTCGCCGGGACAGTATACGGTTACCGCAACCGTGACAGACGGTGCTGCGCCTTTTGGCTATACCTACAGTTTCACCTCGGATCCGGTTACGGTGAACGTGCCTGAAAACGGCGTTGCAACCGCTGAATTCACAAGCTTCTATTCACAGAACGCAGGAACGCTCAATGTTTCTCATATTTCCAACGGACTGCCCAATTCTCCGCAGCTGCCGTCAGGATTTGCTGTGACCTATTCCTGCACCGGAAACGGAACCACCTTTGATCTGCAGCCGGGAGACAACACGCTTCCCGCCGGCACATATGTTGTGACTGCCAATGTTACAAACGGAGCTCCGCCGTCAGGCTACAGCTATGCCAGCACGACGGAACCCATGACTGTTACCGTATACTCGAACGGCACAACGAGAACAGAATTTACCAGCTATTACGGCAGGTTTGTGAAGGTTACTGCAAAGCATATCCAGCAGAGGGGTGTTTCCTGGAACATCCAGACAGACGTATACGAGAAGCAGTTTGCGGTAGGAACGATCATTGAGATCGCATACTCAACCAATAACCTCGATAGTGAGCTTTATATCAACGGCCGGAGGGTGACTACCTTCCGCGGCGAGGGCCGGCATACCTACAGCTATACCCTTCAGCGGGAAGAGGATCTGCTGATCGAGGCGCTGGATCCCTGGTTCCCGAACGGATTTACGACCAAGATTACCGTTGAGGCAATCGGCGTTTCCGGCTCCGCGGATATCCTGCCCCGGCAGACGGCCGGTCTCAGCAACATCCGGTACACCGCGTCCGCAGGTTTCACATCCGGCGGAAGGGGACTGCGTGCCGCCGGAGTACCGGAAGGATACAATAAGGATACGGACTGGTCGGAAACCATCATCGTGAGCGGATCCGACAACTGGATCAAGGCCGTAGAGGAACTGGATGTCTACGACGAGCACGGACAACCGTATTACTACGCGATAGAAGAAGAGAATGTTCCGGAAGGCTATGACGCGGAAGCGGATGTACCGGTGATCGCAACGGACATTGAGAACGCAGAACTGACGGTGGTCAATACCTATATCAATCCGACAACAGGCAACCTGATTGTTTCCAAGAAGATCAGCGGTAATGCGGCGGATCTGACCAAAGCCTTCAACTTCACCGTGACGGCAGTGGACGCGGAGGGACATCCGATTCCCGACGGTACATACGGAGCCATGACCTTCACCGGCGGCACGGCGACCTTTACCCTGACCAACGGAGAAACCAAAAAAGCACTGGAGCTGCCGGAAGGAACCGTGTTTACGGTCAGTGAGGAAGCGGACGGCTATGTGTCTGAACGGAGCGGTGAAGACGGTGTCATCGAACCGGGATTAACCAAACATGTTGATTTTACCAATACGCGGGATACTTTTGCTGACTTGAAAATCCTGAAGACCGTGACAGGGGAAGAATTTGACGAAAACCAGGTGTTCAGCTTTACGGTGACGCTGTCCGGATATACCGGGGAGGAAACCTTTGAAACCGTGAAGACCTCCGGCGGGGAAAACAAAGATGGAACCCTGACATTTACGGACGGGAAAGCCGTCATTGAACTGAAACACAACGAAAGCCTGACAATCAAAAACCTGCCCAACGGTACGGTTTACACTGTGGAAGAGGACGATTACACACCTGAATATTATGAGCCCGAGTTTGAAAACGCCAGCGGTACGATTGAGGGCGGCGATAATGTGACGGTGGAAGCTTCCTTTATCAACCCCAAGAAGCCGGTGGTAGACATTGTGGCGGAAAAGGATTGGGGCGAAGCTGACTATATCCTGGAAGCCACTGCCGTGCGGTTTGTGCTGAAACGGAAGGCAGGCAACGGAGAACCGGAAGTCGTTGATACGGTAACCCTGACACAGGCGGATGAATGGAAAACCCACTGGGAAGACCTGGACAAGTATGTGGACGGAAGCCTGCCGGAGGATGAAAGGGCAGCGTATACCTACTTTGTTGAGGAAAACGGAGTATACTTCGGTGAACTGACGGACGGGGAAGTGCCGGAAGACGCCTGGATCACGGATGAAGAGCTGCTGGCGGATATGTATACGACATCCGGCGGCGAAGTGAACATGAGCGGAGAACACCAGAATCACGGCACGGCGAAGATTCAGAACCTGTCCGAGACAACCACCGTGATTCTTGAAAAGAACTGGCCTGATTTTGCGGACGATGCTTCCGTCGCCTGGGAGGCCACATTCCAGCTGCTGGCTGATGAAACCTCCACAGAGGATGAACCCATCACAATCCGTAAAGATACACCGGTGGAGGAAAGGACTTTTGCCAACCTGCCGAAATACAGGGTTGACGAGAACGGGGAAGCAAAGCTGATTGACTATACGGTGAAGGAAACCGCGTACAACGTCTATGAAAACGGTGATCTCCGGTTCAGCTATGACGGAACCAACTATGTTCCGGATGATCGCAACAAGCGTTATCTTTCATCTTATGATTCCGAGTTCAATGAAAACGATGAAGAAGTGATCACGGTTACCAACGTGACCACAAAGGTGAAATCCATCCGGGTTGTGAAGGAATGGATGGGTATTCCCATTGAGGAAACAAAGGATCTTCCGGCTACTTCTTTCGCTCTGGCCTACATACCGGCTACGGGATGGGGCAATCCGGAACCTTATACGGATGATACCGGTTTTGACTATACGAAAATCCGGCTGAGCTATGATAACAACTGGACCTGGGAATGCCCGGTGGAACTTCCGGAAGAATACCGGTATTTTGCCATCGAAACGCCGCTGACCAAGCCTACCTGGGACGCCGCAGACGAACATGTGCTGACGGATCCGCTGATCGATGAATTCCCGATCATGATCGAGGGATATAAGTGCCGTGACGTTATCGATACAGGCAAATGGAGCTCCCTGGTGCATTTCCAGCAGCCGCGGAACGCCAATATCGGCAATCACGGCGAAATCAAAATCCTGAACAAGCTGCCCGGTTATATGCAGATGGACCTGAAGAAAAAATTCCTGGAATACAGGGATGACGGAAACGGCGGGCAGAGCCTGTATACCACAACGGGCGAGGATCAGTCCCAGAGCAATATGATCATTGAGCTCCAGATCCTGCGGCGTACAGTGGATTACAGCTCCGGAGAGGACGTATACATTACCGGCTGGCAGAATTACGGTAAGCCCGTGAGGGTTGGCTATGACACGGCAGGCAATGAATATGTTGACAATCCAAACCCGTTTGCTGTCGCTCCCAGGGGCTCCTGGAACTATAACGTTGAGGACAATAACATCAATCACGGCCTGCCCACCAAGGGCCTTTACAGGCAGGCAGACAACTCCATTATTGTTGTCCGGTATCAGTATATCTACAAGGAAGTACAGGTGTACGACGGAAACCTGAACCCGATCGGCGGTCAGTGGACAGCCTGGCTTCCGTATGCCTGGGACGCCAACGGCGCCCGGATTCCTGTTTCCGAACTGCAGACAGCGCAGGACCAGGACCGCATGCTGAACGCTCCCGGTACATCCCTGGATATCGAAAAAACCTGGGCGGACGACCGGATTGCTGCGAATGTTGAAGAAGTCTACGTCCGGGTGGAACGCAGGGAATACGGATCAAACGGACCGTACGAAGACTACCTGTCCATTATCAGCACGGAAATGGAACTGGGCAGCCTTTCCCAGAATCACTTCATCACCAGCGGGCCGGACGTGTATAACCCGATCACAAACCGCATTGTACTGGGCCGGGAGAATGACTGGAAGGCGACCATTGACAAAGTGCAGATTTTCCCGAACGGTAACGGGCAGAAACAGTATGAATACCGGATTATAGAGACCGGATACATGGACCGGGCCGGTAACGTCTATGCGAACACCTACGTGTTTGATCCCATCACGTATTATAAACAGGGACGGAACGACGCGGACTGGGTGGACCAGGGCAATGGCCTGCTGCTGACCCGGGACGGGCCTAACAAACTGAGGGTGGAAAACACCTCCCACTTCGGACCGCTGGCAATTGTCAAACAGGTTCCTGAAGTAAGCCTGGAAGCCGCTGAAGGGCAGGAATTTGCGTTCCATGTCGATATGCTGCTGCCTCCCGGTGTTGAACTCAAACTGCTGGATCTGGAAGTGGAGAACGGAACCATCAGCGATTACACATGTGAAGGCGAAGTTGTCACGTTTACCTTGACAATCGAGGGACCGGGCGCAGTCATGATCGACGGTATTCCTTACGGTACCACCTACGAGGTGGAGGAAATTTTCGTACCGGAAGGCTGGAAACAGGATGGTGAACCGGTTTACAGCGATGAGCTGAATAAACAGATTTCCTACGATGATGAAAGGGATCCTGTGGAAAGCGTCACCCTCACCAATATTGAAACCACATCCGTCACGGCTGAAAAAACCTGGAAGAAGAACGGGGAAGCCGCAGAATGGCCCGGGGACATTACAGAGATTACAGTGGGCCTGTACCGCAGTCTGAACGGCGGTGAACCGGAACCGGTAACGGACGAGGAAGGTAATCCCTGCAGCCTTTCCTTCAGGGAGACAACCTATGCGCCCGGCCGGACGTTCACAGACCTGCCTGTTTATGATGACGAAGGTCATCCCATTGACTACAGCATCCGGGAACTGAGCATCACCGGCGGACAGGAGACGGCGGACGTAACCGATGACGTTGTCACCCTGAGAGGCAAGACCTGGCAGGTGTCGTATACAGAAACGGATGAGGACAACACAACAGTCATCACGAACAGCCTGACAGAAATCCATATTCTGAAAGTTGACCTGAAAAACAGCGAACCGCTGGCAGGCGCGGAGTTCATGCTTGAGAAGCGCAACGGTGAAACCTGGGAAGTGTTCAGGGATCAGATCACCGTTGGCGAAGACGGGGATGAAAAGGGCCGGGCCACCGTGGAAGGACTGACAAACGGCGCCTACACCTTGCGGGAAACAAAGGCACCGCCCGGATATACCCCGCTGGGCACGCCTGTCGGCTTTACCGTGGAGGACGGCGTTATCCGCTTCACAAACACGGAGCACGTGACTTACGATGCACAGACCGCCACATTCAGGGTGGAAAACAAGACCGGACTGGTGCTGCCTAGTACAGGCGGACCCGGAACACAGGCATGGACGGCCATCGGAATGGCGCTGATCCTGTTTGCAGGCCTGATGCTCCTGATGAGACGAAGAAAAAACATGCAATAA
- a CDS encoding aminopeptidase: MKKTILKKYARLIAECGANVQKGQDVFIQAGMDQPEFVKMVAEECYKLGANRVVVDFDYPQLTKLAMRYSSVKTLGNLTNYQKARWEYYVEKLPCRIYIESDDPDGLKGINQNKMLKVQQMKYPLLKGYMDQMDNKYQWCIAAVPGPAWAKKVFPGMRTSQAVEKMWEAILSTSRVNDDPVAAWKEHNADLKSRCDYLNSLGIEELHYTAGNGTNFTVGMIPEAEFKGGGDTSLQNIFFNPNIPTEECFISPRKGKAEGIVYSSLPLSYQGQLIENFNIRFENGKAVEWHAEKNEQLLTNMLTADEGASYLGECALIPYDSPIRNSGVLFYNTLFDENASCHLAVGRGFADTIRGFENKTLEECRELGINDSMIHVDFMIGTEDMNIDAKTRDGKTVPIFRNGNWAF; this comes from the coding sequence ATGAAGAAAACGATTCTGAAAAAATACGCCCGCCTGATTGCCGAATGCGGCGCGAATGTCCAGAAAGGACAGGACGTATTCATCCAGGCCGGCATGGATCAGCCGGAGTTCGTCAAAATGGTGGCGGAGGAATGCTACAAACTGGGCGCCAACAGGGTGGTCGTTGATTTTGACTACCCGCAGCTGACCAAGCTGGCTATGCGCTACAGCAGTGTGAAAACGCTGGGCAACCTGACGAATTACCAGAAGGCCCGCTGGGAGTACTATGTGGAGAAACTGCCCTGCAGGATCTATATTGAATCTGACGATCCGGACGGACTGAAGGGCATTAACCAGAACAAGATGCTCAAAGTTCAGCAGATGAAATATCCGCTGCTCAAAGGCTATATGGACCAGATGGATAACAAGTACCAGTGGTGTATCGCCGCTGTGCCCGGTCCGGCCTGGGCAAAGAAAGTGTTCCCCGGAATGAGGACGAGCCAGGCTGTGGAAAAAATGTGGGAAGCAATCCTTTCCACCAGCCGGGTGAATGATGATCCGGTAGCTGCCTGGAAGGAACATAACGCTGACCTGAAGTCCCGGTGCGATTACCTGAACAGCCTGGGCATTGAGGAACTGCACTATACCGCCGGAAACGGAACCAACTTTACGGTGGGAATGATTCCGGAAGCTGAATTCAAGGGCGGCGGAGATACCAGCCTGCAGAACATTTTCTTTAACCCGAATATCCCCACGGAAGAATGCTTCATTTCTCCCAGGAAAGGGAAGGCGGAGGGTATTGTTTACTCCAGCCTGCCGCTGAGCTACCAGGGACAGCTGATTGAAAACTTCAATATCCGCTTTGAGAACGGCAAGGCTGTGGAATGGCATGCGGAGAAGAATGAGCAGCTGCTGACAAACATGCTGACAGCGGATGAGGGCGCATCCTATCTGGGCGAGTGCGCGCTGATTCCTTATGATTCCCCGATCCGCAACAGCGGGGTGCTCTTCTACAACACGCTCTTTGATGAGAACGCTTCCTGCCACCTGGCGGTGGGCAGGGGCTTTGCCGATACGATCAGGGGCTTTGAGAACAAAACCCTGGAGGAGTGCCGTGAACTGGGCATCAATGACTCCATGATCCATGTGGACTTCATGATCGGCACTGAAGACATGAATATCGACGCGAAGACCCGGGACGGTAAGACCGTACCGATTTTCCGCAACGGCAACTGGGCATTCTGA